One Drechmeria coniospora strain ARSEF 6962 chromosome 01, whole genome shotgun sequence genomic region harbors:
- a CDS encoding NHL repeat-containing protein, with translation MMSRCTVLRLPLRFALLAAVVTAASRCDDKKPLSSPVAIAGLEHKVLLNDLSRPRGVVTDSAGNLLVVEQGGKGVRRVVLDDGDGVDVCVKETSQLIDDASLNHGIALSADGTVLFASSSTDVYAYPYDAITGEVGSGSKVVTGMDQGGHATRTLLIPRHNPDLLLVSRGSDGNIDVETTDIGSARSQIRTFRISELLEGYGPIPYSNGAVLGWGLRNSVGVADDPSTGNIWSVENSIDNMKRGGKDIHNTNPGEELNFHGRPDDADSDVYGKNYGYPACVAIFDSSNVENYPGGAAIGKQMVGDQMPSNYTDTYCQEETVSPYITFESHLAPLDVEFQEDGSAAYVSMHGSWNRQPPKGYRLSRVTFADGFPVKAKDSQDAEEKIMWNADETQCPRMCFRPVGLALEPDGKRLFMTSDSTGELFVMTGFQASGYSRVNNKIQTSG, from the exons ATGATGAGCCGATGCACGGTGCTGCGGTTGCCGCTGCGATTTGCGCTACTGGCAGCCGTGGTAACAGCTGCCTCCCGCTGCGACGACAAGAAGCCATTGTCAAGtcccgtcgccatcgccggccttgAGCACAAGGTCCTGCTGAACGACCTGTCGCGACCCCGGGGGGTTGTCACAGATTCGGCCGGCAACCTGCTGGTGGTCGAACAGGGAGGCAAGGGCGTGCGGAGGGTCGtgctggacgacggcgacggagtCGACGTCTGCGTGAAGGAGACGTCTCAGCTAATCGACGACGCCAGC CTCAACCACGGCATCGCGCTCTCGGCCGATGGCACCGTCCTCTttgcctcgtcctcgaccgacgTCTACGCGTACCCGTATGATGCCATCACCGGCGAGGTCGGTTCCGGCAGCAAGGTCGTCACAGGCATGGACCAAGGCGGACACGCCACACGAACGCTACTCATCCCGCGGCACAACCCCGACCTTTTGCTGGTGTCGCGCGGTTCGGACGGAAACATTGACGTGGAAACGACGGATATCGGCTCGGCCCGCAGCCAGATCCGGACGTTTAGGATCAGCGAACTTCTCGAAGGCTACGGTCCCATCCCCTACTCGAACGGTGCCGTCTTGGGATGGGGACTTCGAAACAGCGTCGGCGTTGCCGATGACCCGTCGACGGGCAACATA TGGTCAGTCGAAAACTCGATTGATAACATGAAGCGCGGGGGCAAAGACATTCACAACACGAACCccggcgaggagctcaaTTTCCACGGGcgccccgacgacgccgacagcgACGTCTATGGAAAGAACTACGGATACCCCGCCTGCGTGGCCATTTTCGACAGCTCCAACGTTGAAAATTACCCCGGCGGTGCGGCCATTGGCAAGCAGATGGTCGGCGACCAGATGCCGAGCAACTACACGGACACGTATTGCCAAGAGGAAACGGTGTCGCCGTACATTACGTTTGAGTCGCACCTCGCGCCGCTAGATGTCGAGTTTCAGGAGGACGGGTCGGCTGCCTATGTTTCGATGCACGGAAGCTG GAACCGACAACCCCCAAAAGGGTATCGCCTCAGCCGCGTGACATTTGCCGACGGCTTCCCCGTGAAGGCCAAGGATAGCCAGGATGCCGAAGAGAAGATCATGTGGAACGCGGACGAGACGCAGTGCCCTCGAATGTGCTTCCGGCCCGTTGGTTTGGCGCTGGAGCCGGACGGCAAGAGGCTGTTCATGACGAGCGATTCGACGGGGGAGCTATTTGTGATGACGGGGTTCCAGGCATCGGGATATTCGAGAGTCAATAACAAGATTCAAACGAGCGGATAG
- a CDS encoding L-2-hydroxyglutarate dehydrogenase, mitochondrial — translation MPRLASGCIAPVAAALPLLRGCGSQKLLFSSSSAARADFTHVVVGGGVVGLAVARQLSLRPSASTLLLERHAAVGTETSSRNSEVIHAGIYYGPSSLKARLCVRGRKLLYDFCAAHAVEHRRTGKWIVAQTDAQREALASIERLCREELDVPVRWVTAEEVAVRGEGVQADKGALESPTTGIVDAHGLMMALLGLLEEAGGIVALNSTVTGIVPLGASPPGSSGWEITVRDAETGGSSTITTETLINAAGLGAVTVHNMIVPPERRKRLYFAKGNYFSYASSHPRLTRLIYPAPEPGAAGLGTHLTLDLAGRIRFGPDVEWVDGPDDLAVNPARLPQAVAEIQKYLPSVDENCLMPDYAGIRPKLGGMGSVGSAKGFHDFTIRNEDGYAGWVNLLGIESPGLTSSLAIAEEVERLLHGSISP, via the exons ATGCCGAGGCTGGCGAGTGGATGTATTGCTCCGGTGGCCGCCGCACTGCCCTTGCTGAGAGGCTGCGGATCGCAGAAGTTGCTGTTCAgctcttcgtcggccgcacgAGCCGACTTCACCCACGTG gtcgtcggcggcggcgtcgtcggcctcgccgttgccCGCCAACTCTCGCTCCGCCCATCGGCCTCAAccctgctgctcgagcgccacgccgccgtcggcaccgagacGAGCTCGCGGAACAGCGAGGTCATCCACGCCGGCATCTACTACGGACCATCTAGTCTCAAGGCCCGCCTCTGTGTGCGTGGCAGAAAGCTGCTCTACGACTTTTGTGCCgcccacgccgtcgagcaccgACGCACCGGCAAGTGGATCGTCGCCCAGACGGATGCGCAGCGCGAGGCCCTGGCCAGCATCGAGCGTCTGTGCCGTGAGGAACTCGACGTGCCGGTCCGCTGGGTGACCGCAGAGGAGGTCGCCGtgcgcggcgagggcgtgcAAGCCGACAAGGGTGCGCTCGAGAGCCCAACCACGGGTATCGTAGATGCCCACGGTTTGATGATGGCCCTGCTCGGCCTCTTGGAGGAGGCTGGCGGCATCGTTGCCCTCAATTCTACCGTCACAGGTATCGTGCCCCTTGGTGCCTCACCTCCAGGCAGCTCCGGCTGGGAAATCACCGTCCGCGACGCCGAGACGGGGGGGTCCTCGACCATCACCACGGAGACTCTCATCAacgcggccggcctcggcgccgtgaCGGTGCACAACATGATCGTGCCCCCCGAGAGGCGGAAGCGGCTCTATTTCGCAAAGGGAAACTACTTCTCGTATGCCTCCTCACACCCGCGTCTCACCCGGCTGATCTACCCGGCCCCCGAACCTGGcgctgccggcctcggcaccCACCTCACCCTCGACCTGGCTGGCCGCATCCGTTTCGGCCCCGACGTTGAGTGGGTAGACGGACCGGACGATCTGGCCGTCAACCCTGCGCGGCTGCCGCAAGCCGTCGCCGAAATCCAAAAGTACCTCCCCAGTGTCGACGAGAACTGCCTGATGCCCGACTACGCCGGCATCCGACCCAAGCTGGGGGGCATGGGCTCCGTAGGCTCTGCCAAGGGCTTTCATGACTTCACCATCCGGAACGAGGACGGCTATGCCGGTTGGGTGAACCTCTTGGGCATCGAGAGTCCTGGCTTGACCAGTTCCCTAGCCATtgccgaggaggtggagCGTCTCCTTCACGGGAGCATCAGCCCGTGA